A genomic segment from Microaerobacter geothermalis encodes:
- a CDS encoding HD family phosphohydrolase, giving the protein MVKKSQFKISFQDKLLRWKESRFFRTFFFLILGVVIFIHLMGRVTPETYDYTIGSVVEKDILSPITIEDKEATQKLMDKAASEVSPIYKKDDTITANQLDVLDSIFAKAKELSVNGTMSVQEKVDKIKLEIPYELSKDSYITLVSLAPETISTIRAITKNIVSEILLAGVKEVDGGVKRAIERVNEQLVSVDLESSARKVAQELARGSIVPNVLYNQEETNRLRLEARQNVQPVIIEKGQILLESNQVITKEVYRQLNLVGLLSKKVNYWPYAGLFLLVVILVLFLYLYMEHKQGVIAKDNSYLLIYVLIFSINLVGMKVVSLGQNLEYTSIGFLAPVAFASILITLLIDMDLAIITSVVFMIIASLMFNGELLELFDFRYGIAALVSSTVGAFSLGKVNRRSSIFKAGFYVSLANMVVILLFAMLLSKSYNVPEVAVALVYGAMSGLISAILAMGMLPIFEGAFGILSVLKLIELSNPNHPLLRKLLIETPGTYHHSVVVGNLSEAAAEAIGANGLLARVGSYYHDIGKTKRPRFFIENQFNMENPHDKISPSLSKTIIIAHPYDGVNMLKEYKIPKPIQDIAEQHHGTTLLKYFYHKAKQQTSGEVLESDYRYPGPKAQSKEAAIVGICDSVEAAIRSMSKVNPDKIESLVRKIIKDRLDDGQLNECDLTFKELELITKSICETLNGTFHSRIEYPKDEKEIEVKRA; this is encoded by the coding sequence ATGGTGAAAAAAAGTCAATTTAAAATTTCTTTTCAGGATAAGCTGCTTCGTTGGAAGGAAAGCCGTTTTTTTCGCACATTTTTCTTTCTCATTTTGGGGGTTGTTATCTTTATTCATTTAATGGGACGAGTTACCCCCGAAACTTATGATTATACAATCGGCAGCGTTGTGGAAAAAGATATTCTTTCTCCGATCACCATTGAGGATAAAGAAGCAACACAAAAATTGATGGACAAGGCTGCTTCAGAGGTAAGTCCTATTTATAAAAAGGATGATACCATCACAGCCAATCAATTGGATGTATTAGATTCCATATTTGCCAAGGCGAAAGAACTTTCGGTGAATGGAACGATGTCCGTTCAGGAAAAAGTGGATAAAATCAAGTTGGAGATTCCATACGAACTGTCAAAGGATTCCTATATTACCCTGGTTTCCCTGGCACCGGAAACCATTTCAACCATTCGGGCCATCACCAAAAATATTGTAAGTGAAATTCTTCTTGCCGGAGTGAAGGAGGTAGATGGTGGAGTAAAACGGGCCATCGAAAGAGTGAATGAACAATTAGTTTCTGTAGATTTGGAAAGCAGTGCCAGAAAGGTTGCCCAGGAATTAGCCAGGGGAAGCATTGTTCCTAATGTATTGTACAATCAGGAGGAAACCAACCGTTTGCGTTTGGAAGCAAGGCAAAATGTGCAGCCTGTGATCATTGAAAAGGGACAAATCCTCTTAGAATCCAATCAGGTGATTACCAAAGAGGTCTACCGTCAATTAAATCTGGTAGGGTTACTTTCCAAGAAGGTTAATTATTGGCCCTATGCCGGTCTTTTCCTGCTTGTTGTCATTTTGGTTCTATTTCTGTACCTATATATGGAGCATAAACAGGGTGTGATTGCCAAGGATAATTCCTATCTGCTGATTTATGTTCTGATTTTCTCCATTAATCTGGTGGGAATGAAGGTAGTCAGTTTGGGACAAAACTTAGAATATACCTCCATTGGTTTTTTGGCTCCTGTGGCCTTTGCCTCTATCTTGATCACTTTGCTGATTGATATGGATTTGGCGATCATAACTAGCGTTGTTTTTATGATTATTGCTAGTTTGATGTTTAATGGCGAATTGCTGGAATTATTTGATTTTAGGTATGGAATCGCTGCCTTGGTGAGCAGTACTGTTGGCGCATTCTCCCTTGGAAAAGTAAATCGAAGATCCAGTATTTTTAAGGCAGGTTTTTATGTTTCTTTGGCCAATATGGTCGTGATTCTTCTTTTTGCCATGCTGTTAAGCAAATCTTATAATGTTCCCGAAGTTGCCGTTGCTCTTGTTTATGGGGCAATGAGTGGGTTGATTTCAGCGATATTGGCCATGGGTATGCTGCCAATTTTTGAAGGGGCCTTTGGGATACTGTCTGTCTTGAAATTAATTGAACTGTCGAATCCCAACCACCCTCTTTTAAGAAAACTGTTGATTGAAACCCCTGGTACCTATCATCACAGTGTGGTTGTGGGAAATCTTTCCGAGGCAGCAGCTGAAGCCATTGGTGCAAATGGGTTGCTGGCTAGGGTAGGCTCCTATTATCATGATATAGGGAAAACGAAACGTCCCAGATTCTTTATTGAAAATCAATTTAATATGGAAAACCCCCATGATAAAATTTCTCCAAGTTTAAGCAAAACGATTATTATTGCTCATCCCTATGATGGGGTTAATATGCTGAAAGAATATAAAATCCCGAAACCAATTCAGGATATTGCAGAACAGCATCATGGCACCACTTTGTTAAAGTATTTTTATCATAAGGCAAAACAGCAAACCAGTGGAGAGGTTCTTGAATCAGATTATCGGTATCCGGGACCGAAGGCTCAAAGCAAGGAAGCTGCTATTGTCGGCATATGTGATTCAGTGGAAGCAGCCATTCGCTCCATGTCTAAGGTGAATCCGGACAAGATCGAGTCTCTGGTAAGAAAAATCATTAAGGACCGGTTAGATGACGGACAATTAAATGAGTGTGATCTGACGTTTAAAGAATTGGAATTGATTACAAAAAGCATTTGTGAAACATTGAATGGAACCTTCCACTCCCGTATTGAGTACCCAAAGGACGAGAAGGAGATCGAGGTGAAAAGGGCTTGA
- the recO gene encoding DNA repair protein RecO: MLSKAEGIVIRSVDYGEGNKIITLYTREWGKIGAMARGAKKTKSRLSSVSQVLTHGIYLLHTGSQLGNISQGEIISSFQEIRQDLTKTSYALYYFELMDRLTEERERNTDLFELLLTTLQYLSAGKDEEILTRIFEVKILQASGYQPRLERCMKCQGNDLPMFFSITEGGILCMACSRLDKDAVSLLPGTLKLLRLFQTIDVKRLGNISVSPQTKGQLDQVLRRFMETHTGLQLKSRRFLDQLDRLR; encoded by the coding sequence ATGTTGAGTAAAGCCGAAGGGATTGTTATCCGCAGCGTGGATTACGGAGAGGGAAACAAAATTATTACCCTTTACACTCGGGAATGGGGAAAGATCGGAGCCATGGCCAGGGGGGCCAAGAAAACGAAGAGCAGGCTTTCCTCTGTTTCTCAGGTGTTAACCCATGGCATATATCTTCTCCATACGGGTTCACAGCTGGGCAATATAAGCCAAGGAGAGATTATTTCTTCTTTTCAGGAGATACGACAAGATTTAACCAAAACTTCCTATGCACTTTATTATTTTGAACTAATGGATCGATTGACAGAGGAACGTGAAAGGAATACCGATCTTTTTGAACTTTTGCTCACCACGTTGCAATACCTTTCTGCTGGAAAAGATGAAGAAATACTAACCAGAATATTTGAAGTGAAGATCCTGCAGGCAAGTGGGTACCAACCCCGTTTGGAAAGGTGTATGAAATGTCAGGGAAACGATCTTCCCATGTTTTTCAGTATTACGGAGGGGGGAATTCTCTGCATGGCTTGTTCCCGTCTTGACAAAGATGCAGTTTCTCTATTGCCCGGAACCTTAAAGCTCCTTCGATTATTTCAAACTATTGACGTGAAGAGATTAGGGAACATTTCTGTTTCCCCACAAACGAAGGGTCAGCTGGATCAGGTTCTCCGCCGCTTTATGGAAACCCACACGGGATTACAGCTAAAATCAAGGCGTTTTCTAGATCAATTAGACCGGTTGAGGTGA
- the yqfD gene encoding sporulation protein YqfD → MSNKWQLWFQGFVTLHVKGRYLPHLINKAIRENIEVSNIHWNGEDEGFITIPVKDFHRLRPMLKDTETRIRIMKKKGWPFVAFLGSKRKGFLLGAIFFIVFLYMLSSMVWKIDVVGTEKISKKEVYQAASQIGIRKGAFQWKIPDFKEAREMLLSQLSDAAWVGVEKKGTKIIITVVEKVKPEKNRLMNPRHLVAKKKAMIQKIIVEKGIPQVKPSQWVSKGQILVSGLMGNEDNQEIVVAEGKVLGEIWYESEINLPLSMTISEYTGNKKNYWNLLLGNYKIILSPEQSSPYPYFVEKQSKRYLQFFKRKIPFGIEKKTFYEVNQEELNTAEQKAYQLGLNMAREKVLKQSDHMGYIKDEKVLHRRVENGKVYMKIYFAVIEDIAEEQPIITESESKQGD, encoded by the coding sequence ATGAGCAACAAATGGCAGCTATGGTTTCAAGGGTTTGTAACCCTTCATGTAAAGGGACGGTATTTGCCGCACCTGATTAATAAGGCCATCCGGGAGAACATAGAAGTGTCCAATATTCATTGGAATGGAGAAGATGAAGGGTTCATTACTATCCCAGTGAAAGATTTTCATCGGTTACGGCCGATGTTAAAGGATACTGAAACACGGATAAGAATCATGAAGAAGAAGGGCTGGCCCTTTGTCGCCTTTCTTGGGAGCAAGCGAAAGGGGTTTCTTCTTGGCGCCATTTTTTTTATCGTTTTTTTGTACATGTTATCATCAATGGTGTGGAAGATTGATGTGGTAGGAACGGAGAAGATTTCCAAAAAAGAGGTTTATCAAGCGGCTTCGCAAATTGGGATTCGGAAAGGAGCTTTTCAGTGGAAGATTCCCGATTTTAAGGAAGCTCGGGAAATGCTTTTAAGCCAATTGAGTGATGCTGCATGGGTTGGAGTTGAAAAAAAAGGAACCAAGATTATTATTACAGTTGTGGAAAAGGTAAAGCCGGAGAAGAATAGATTAATGAATCCCCGTCATTTGGTGGCGAAAAAAAAAGCAATGATTCAAAAGATTATCGTAGAGAAAGGGATTCCTCAAGTAAAACCTTCCCAATGGGTATCAAAAGGGCAAATCTTGGTCTCGGGCCTCATGGGTAATGAAGACAATCAAGAGATCGTGGTTGCAGAAGGAAAGGTTCTTGGTGAAATATGGTATGAATCGGAAATCAATCTCCCTTTATCGATGACGATTTCTGAATACACGGGGAACAAAAAAAACTACTGGAATCTCTTATTAGGAAATTATAAGATCATCTTAAGCCCAGAACAAAGTTCCCCTTATCCCTACTTTGTAGAAAAGCAGAGCAAACGGTACCTTCAATTTTTTAAACGGAAGATTCCTTTTGGTATTGAAAAAAAAACATTTTATGAAGTGAATCAGGAAGAGCTAAATACTGCAGAACAAAAAGCTTACCAATTAGGGTTAAATATGGCTAGGGAGAAGGTTTTAAAACAATCTGATCATATGGGATACATTAAGGATGAAAAAGTTTTGCACCGAAGGGTGGAGAATGGTAAAGTTTATATGAAGATCTATTTTGCTGTCATTGAAGATATTGCTGAAGAACAGCCAATTATTACTGAATCAGAATCAAAACAAGGAGATTGA
- the floA gene encoding flotillin-like protein FloA (flotillin-like protein involved in membrane lipid rafts): MGLGSISFILIVGLIIIALSVFFTFVPIMLWISALASGVPVGIITLVGMRLRRVIPHRIVNPLIKARKAGLDLTTNQLESHYLAGGNVDRVVDALIAAQRANIPLGFERAAAIDLAGRDVLQAVQMSVNPKVIETPVVAAVAMDGIEVKARARVTVRANIDRLVGGAGEETIIARVGEGIVTTIGSSKTHKDVLENPDSISHTVLNKGLDSGTAFEILSIDIADVDVGKNIGAQLQTDQAEADKRIAQAKAEERRAMAVAQEQEMRARVQEMRAKVVEAEAQVPQAMAEALRTGKLGVMDYMNMQNIMADTEMRGSIGKMGHSHKHSDDKNK; this comes from the coding sequence ATTGGCTTAGGTTCAATATCTTTTATTCTAATTGTTGGGTTGATTATTATCGCATTGTCAGTATTTTTTACCTTTGTGCCCATCATGTTGTGGATCTCGGCACTGGCTTCAGGAGTTCCTGTTGGTATCATCACCCTGGTTGGAATGCGGTTAAGAAGGGTGATCCCCCATCGGATTGTTAATCCGCTGATTAAGGCAAGGAAAGCCGGATTGGATTTAACAACCAACCAGTTGGAAAGCCACTATTTGGCAGGAGGGAATGTGGATCGGGTGGTTGATGCCCTGATTGCTGCCCAACGAGCCAATATCCCCCTAGGTTTTGAAAGAGCGGCAGCCATTGATTTGGCAGGGCGTGATGTTCTTCAGGCTGTTCAAATGAGTGTTAATCCTAAGGTGATTGAAACACCGGTAGTGGCTGCCGTTGCGATGGATGGCATTGAAGTAAAAGCTAGGGCAAGGGTAACGGTAAGAGCCAATATTGATCGTTTAGTCGGAGGGGCCGGGGAAGAAACGATCATTGCAAGGGTTGGAGAAGGAATCGTCACCACGATAGGTTCTTCTAAAACTCATAAAGATGTTTTGGAAAATCCGGACTCAATATCCCATACCGTTTTAAATAAGGGTTTGGATTCGGGGACTGCCTTTGAAATTTTGTCCATCGATATCGCCGATGTGGATGTGGGGAAAAACATTGGGGCGCAACTGCAAACGGACCAAGCAGAAGCAGACAAAAGAATTGCTCAAGCCAAGGCTGAAGAACGTCGGGCAATGGCTGTTGCTCAGGAGCAAGAGATGAGAGCAAGGGTACAGGAAATGAGGGCAAAGGTAGTAGAAGCAGAGGCCCAGGTGCCTCAAGCAATGGCTGAAGCCCTCAGAACTGGAAAGCTGGGTGTCATGGATTACATGAACATGCAAAACATCATGGCGGATACTGAAATGAGAGGTTCCATTGGAAAGATGGGTCATTCCCATAAACATTCCGATGATAAGAATAAATAG
- a CDS encoding PhoH family protein, with the protein MNDLKDTVTIRLHDTLEGQQLFGPHDSFLRLIEDGTDAKIITRSEELIISGTSDEINRLRELFQMMLRLIRRGYSLAERDVNYAINLSKRGMLDELIDLFEEEIGITFRQKPIRAKTLGQKHYVTMIRKKDIVFGIGPAGTGKTYLAVVMAVMALKRGEVKRIILTRPAVEAGESLGFLPGDLQEKVDPYLRPLYDALYDVMGAEAVARFMEKGIIEVAPLAYMRGRTLDDSFVILDEAQNTTPEQMKMFLTRLGFGSKMVVTGDITQIDLPRGKRSGLIEAQRILSSIQELAFVYFQESDVVRHSLVQKIIQAYQQQV; encoded by the coding sequence TTGAATGATCTGAAGGATACTGTAACAATCAGATTACATGATACATTAGAAGGCCAGCAGCTGTTTGGCCCCCATGATTCTTTCTTGCGCCTGATAGAAGATGGAACTGATGCTAAAATCATTACTCGGAGTGAAGAACTGATAATCTCTGGAACCTCTGATGAGATCAACCGGTTACGGGAACTTTTTCAGATGATGCTCCGTTTGATTCGAAGGGGATATTCCTTGGCCGAAAGGGATGTAAACTATGCCATTAATCTGTCAAAACGGGGAATGTTGGATGAATTAATCGATCTTTTTGAAGAAGAGATCGGCATTACCTTTCGGCAGAAACCGATTCGAGCCAAAACCCTGGGGCAAAAGCATTACGTCACCATGATTAGAAAAAAGGATATTGTTTTCGGAATTGGTCCAGCAGGTACCGGTAAAACCTATTTAGCGGTTGTCATGGCCGTAATGGCCTTAAAGCGGGGAGAAGTGAAGAGAATCATCCTAACCCGGCCAGCTGTTGAGGCTGGGGAAAGCTTAGGGTTTTTGCCTGGTGATTTGCAGGAAAAGGTAGACCCATACCTCCGACCTCTTTATGATGCGTTATATGATGTGATGGGGGCGGAAGCGGTTGCCCGTTTTATGGAAAAAGGAATAATTGAAGTGGCACCCCTTGCTTATATGAGGGGGAGAACATTAGATGACTCTTTTGTTATTCTGGATGAAGCACAAAATACCACTCCAGAGCAAATGAAAATGTTTCTCACCCGCCTTGGCTTTGGTTCTAAGATGGTCGTCACCGGAGACATCACTCAGATCGACCTGCCAAGGGGAAAACGTTCTGGATTAATTGAAGCACAACGCATATTATCTTCTATTCAAGAGTTGGCTTTTGTTTATTTTCAAGAATCTGATGTTGTTCGTCACAGCCTGGTACAGAAAATTATCCAAGCCTACCAACAACAAGTATAG
- a CDS encoding diacylglycerol kinase family protein, translating into MEGWKKLLKSFGFGFQGIFYTIKTQRNMKIHLFVAIIVLLVFRLVSPPLIHVAIILIVIFLVFAFEMINTAIEVIVDMVSPEFHPLAKAAKDIAAGAVLTMAILSVIVGSILLLPDLWKKIAEIL; encoded by the coding sequence ATGGAAGGGTGGAAAAAGTTACTCAAAAGCTTTGGATTTGGCTTTCAGGGAATCTTTTACACGATAAAGACCCAACGAAATATGAAAATTCATCTATTTGTAGCGATTATCGTACTTCTTGTTTTCCGTTTGGTTTCTCCACCTTTAATTCATGTGGCGATTATTTTGATTGTCATTTTCCTGGTTTTTGCTTTTGAAATGATAAATACAGCCATAGAAGTGATCGTAGATATGGTAAGTCCTGAGTTTCATCCATTGGCAAAGGCGGCAAAGGATATAGCTGCCGGGGCAGTTCTGACCATGGCCATTTTGTCAGTAATTGTTGGTTCTATCCTTCTCTTACCAGATTTATGGAAAAAAATAGCAGAAATCTTATGA
- the yqfC gene encoding sporulation protein YqfC, translating to MKKWSRRIRKLTADILELPKDVTLDFPRITMIGHLQIYIENHRGVLQFDHRELRLLLTKGQLLVKGSNLVIRTIFKEEVFLEGEIESIHYIDSNL from the coding sequence ATGAAAAAGTGGAGCCGCCGAATCAGGAAATTAACGGCAGATATCTTGGAATTACCAAAAGATGTAACCTTGGATTTTCCCAGGATTACCATGATCGGACACTTACAGATATATATAGAAAATCACCGCGGAGTTCTGCAGTTTGATCATCGGGAACTCCGTTTGTTGTTAACAAAAGGACAACTTTTGGTAAAAGGAAGCAATCTGGTTATTCGTACCATCTTTAAAGAAGAGGTGTTTTTAGAAGGTGAAATAGAAAGCATCCACTATATTGACTCTAACTTATAG
- a CDS encoding cytidine deaminase encodes MNKEDIINEAKEARERAYTPYSRFKVGAALLTKDGELIKGCNIENASYGLTNCAERTALFKAVSEGKNDFAMMAVVADTDGPVSPCGACRQVIVEFCPPDMPVLLANMKGRVYETTVADLLPGAFTQEDLHGKK; translated from the coding sequence ATAAACAAAGAAGATATAATCAATGAAGCCAAGGAAGCAAGGGAGAGGGCATATACTCCTTATTCCCGTTTTAAGGTAGGGGCGGCACTGTTGACAAAAGACGGGGAGCTTATCAAAGGGTGCAATATTGAAAATGCGTCCTACGGTTTGACCAATTGTGCAGAAAGAACTGCCTTATTTAAAGCGGTTTCCGAAGGAAAAAATGACTTTGCGATGATGGCTGTTGTGGCAGATACCGATGGACCTGTCTCTCCATGCGGCGCATGCAGACAGGTGATTGTTGAATTTTGTCCTCCGGATATGCCTGTTCTTCTGGCCAACATGAAGGGAAGAGTTTATGAGACAACCGTTGCCGATTTGCTGCCGGGAGCATTTACACAGGAGGATCTTCATGGGAAAAAATGA
- the ybeY gene encoding rRNA maturation RNase YbeY translates to MLDVDIMEDESFQLTPEQIELIDRVLQKAAELEGLKKGEVSVSLVGDEEIQQLNKEYRGINRPTDVLSFAIEEMGEGEDMIYFEESGQEAEDYPALLGDIIISIPRAMKQAEEYNHSFERELGFLVVHGFLHLLGYDHQTEEEEKKMFSRQEEVLQAIHLFR, encoded by the coding sequence ATGTTGGACGTGGATATTATGGAAGATGAATCCTTTCAATTGACCCCTGAACAGATTGAATTGATTGACAGGGTTTTGCAAAAGGCAGCAGAATTGGAAGGGCTGAAAAAGGGGGAAGTATCCGTTTCACTGGTTGGTGATGAGGAGATTCAGCAATTGAATAAAGAGTATAGGGGTATCAACCGCCCGACGGATGTCCTTTCTTTTGCCATTGAAGAAATGGGAGAAGGAGAAGATATGATTTATTTTGAAGAGAGCGGGCAAGAAGCCGAGGATTACCCTGCGTTATTGGGGGATATTATCATTTCTATTCCCCGGGCAATGAAACAGGCAGAGGAATACAACCATAGTTTTGAACGGGAATTGGGTTTTCTGGTTGTTCACGGATTTCTTCATTTGTTGGGTTACGACCATCAAACAGAAGAAGAAGAGAAGAAAATGTTTTCCAGACAGGAAGAAGTGCTACAGGCTATCCACTTATTCAGGTGA
- the era gene encoding GTPase Era: MGKNEYKSGFVTIIGRPNVGKSTLLNQIIGQKIAIMSDKPQTTRNKIQAVYTTEVGQVVFIDTPGIHKPKNKLGDFMVHLALRTLMEVDLVLFLTDVTQKLGPGDRYIIEQLNHIKTPVFLVVNKIDQVHPDDLLPYIDEYRSLFSFKEIIPISALQGNNVTTLLQQILYMLPEGPQYYPADQITDHPEQFIITELIREKVLHLTREEIPHSIAVVIEEMDERENNTIYVRAVIYTERDSQKGILIGKKGSMLKEIGKQAREDIENLLGSKIFLDLWVKVKRDWRNQEFYLRNFGYRKDE; encoded by the coding sequence ATGGGAAAAAATGAGTATAAATCGGGTTTTGTTACGATCATTGGAAGGCCTAATGTGGGGAAGTCTACGTTATTAAACCAGATTATCGGCCAAAAAATCGCCATTATGTCTGACAAGCCCCAGACGACTAGAAATAAAATACAAGCCGTTTATACGACAGAAGTAGGACAAGTTGTTTTTATTGATACCCCGGGGATACATAAACCGAAGAACAAGCTTGGGGATTTTATGGTACACTTGGCCCTTCGAACCTTAATGGAGGTGGATCTCGTTTTATTTTTGACAGATGTCACTCAGAAGTTGGGACCTGGTGACCGTTACATTATTGAACAATTAAACCATATCAAAACCCCAGTCTTTCTCGTGGTAAACAAAATAGACCAAGTTCATCCGGATGATCTGTTGCCTTATATTGATGAGTACCGTTCCCTTTTTTCATTTAAGGAAATTATCCCGATCTCTGCTTTGCAGGGGAATAATGTGACTACTTTGTTGCAGCAAATTCTTTACATGTTGCCAGAAGGGCCCCAATATTATCCAGCGGATCAAATTACAGACCATCCAGAACAATTTATCATTACAGAGTTGATCCGTGAGAAGGTTCTTCATTTGACCAGGGAAGAGATTCCCCATTCAATTGCGGTGGTTATAGAGGAGATGGATGAACGGGAAAACAATACCATTTACGTCCGAGCCGTTATCTATACGGAAAGGGATTCCCAAAAGGGAATTCTGATTGGTAAGAAGGGTTCCATGTTAAAGGAGATTGGAAAGCAAGCAAGGGAAGATATCGAAAATTTGCTGGGATCGAAAATTTTTCTTGATTTATGGGTGAAGGTGAAAAGAGACTGGAGAAATCAAGAGTTTTATCTCAGGAATTTTGGCTATCGAAAAGATGAATGA
- a CDS encoding AEC family transporter: MIFLNVILPVFLIFIAGYIAQKKMKMDIKSISTTALYLMLPALIFKTFYQAELDKTYVYIIAYGILLSYVIIWVVKLVSRLNKYSASEESGLILSTAFMNNGNYGAPIILFAFGDKAFSYAIAIMVFHTIIMSTTGIYYAARGRADLKKSLISVLKMPIVHALLLAIFWRWLQLPMPDNLLKTLTFVGDASVPTIMLVLGMQIAEIRLTHIRWNFISLGIFLRLILSPIIAWILVWYMPIELLLKKVMIVEAAMPAAAITTMYALQFDSEPEMVSSIALISTLLSTITVTILLIIII; the protein is encoded by the coding sequence GTGATATTTTTAAACGTAATTCTACCCGTATTTTTAATTTTTATAGCAGGATATATTGCACAAAAAAAAATGAAGATGGATATTAAGTCCATCTCCACCACCGCCCTTTACTTAATGCTTCCTGCCCTTATTTTTAAAACATTTTATCAGGCAGAATTGGACAAGACCTATGTTTACATTATTGCTTATGGAATCCTTCTTTCCTATGTGATCATCTGGGTTGTAAAGCTGGTTTCAAGGCTGAATAAATATTCTGCTTCGGAAGAAAGCGGCCTGATCTTATCCACTGCTTTTATGAATAACGGAAATTATGGTGCTCCCATCATTTTATTTGCCTTTGGGGATAAGGCTTTTTCCTACGCCATTGCTATCATGGTCTTTCATACCATTATCATGAGTACAACCGGTATTTATTATGCAGCAAGAGGGAGAGCGGATCTTAAAAAATCCCTTATCTCTGTTCTAAAAATGCCGATTGTACATGCTCTACTGTTAGCCATTTTTTGGCGATGGCTCCAGCTTCCAATGCCGGATAATTTGCTTAAAACCCTTACTTTTGTCGGGGATGCGTCTGTCCCTACCATCATGCTGGTCCTAGGAATGCAAATTGCAGAAATACGGCTCACCCACATACGATGGAATTTTATTTCCTTAGGCATTTTCCTCCGCCTGATTTTGTCGCCAATCATTGCGTGGATCTTGGTATGGTATATGCCAATTGAACTTCTTTTGAAAAAAGTGATGATCGTAGAAGCTGCCATGCCTGCCGCAGCCATTACAACCATGTATGCTTTGCAATTTGATAGTGAACCGGAAATGGTATCAAGTATTGCGTTGATCAGTACCCTGCTGAGCACAATCACCGTGACGATCCTGTTAATTATCATCATATAG
- a CDS encoding YqzL family protein, translated as MRDFSWKYFEVTGDIEAYLLYKDIHGRYRKPEESVIDDSTEEGQPE; from the coding sequence ATGCGAGACTTTTCGTGGAAGTATTTTGAAGTGACTGGTGATATTGAGGCCTACCTTCTCTATAAGGATATTCACGGGAGATATAGAAAACCAGAGGAATCGGTCATTGATGATTCTACTGAAGAAGGGCAGCCTGAGTAA
- a CDS encoding DsbA family oxidoreductase, which translates to MAEDPLEKATRGKDVSIEWMPFELRPYPTPTLEPKGEYLQRAWRESVLPLAERFGVFMKLPEVSPQPHTHLAFEGYQYAKQYGKGNEYNHSIFSAFFQKGENIGDINVLTRLAKEIGLNQDEFRQALRERKYRESHQLALKHAYEEARITAVPTFFIGTRRLQGLHPAESLKIIIEEELSKLNSDKIPEGFSCEINGNC; encoded by the coding sequence CTGGCGGAGGATCCGCTAGAAAAGGCAACAAGGGGAAAGGATGTATCTATTGAATGGATGCCATTCGAACTGAGACCTTACCCGACACCAACTTTAGAACCTAAAGGAGAATATTTACAAAGGGCTTGGCGGGAATCAGTTCTTCCCCTAGCCGAAAGGTTCGGTGTGTTTATGAAACTGCCAGAAGTTTCTCCTCAACCCCATACCCATTTAGCCTTTGAAGGATATCAATATGCCAAACAATACGGTAAGGGAAATGAATATAATCACTCGATCTTCTCAGCCTTCTTTCAAAAGGGAGAAAACATTGGCGATATAAATGTCCTAACCCGCTTGGCTAAAGAAATCGGCCTAAATCAAGATGAATTTCGGCAGGCATTAAGAGAAAGAAAGTATAGGGAATCTCATCAACTGGCATTGAAGCATGCCTATGAAGAAGCCAGAATTACTGCGGTACCTACCTTTTTTATTGGAACGAGAAGACTGCAGGGCTTGCATCCGGCCGAATCACTAAAGATAATCATCGAAGAAGAGTTATCCAAGCTGAATAGTGACAAGATTCCCGAAGGTTTTTCTTGTGAAATCAACGGAAATTGCTAA